Proteins encoded within one genomic window of Jiangella mangrovi:
- a CDS encoding ATP-binding protein produces MTSDAARRTWSPSNIVPPLPPPPEALVTGNPGAGPPPPPPPAGPPSSGGFASRLSLRTRVGALAALGVGLAVTLTALAAYLTVSSQLRSSVDANLLDRATQAVETPFGDPAQLVNQPAEAILAADLRIALLRQDGQPFSADQRSTPPMGSAELAVARGAEPESVRTLSLDGERYRVVAVPAGNDPRGFEYALVLAQPTAQTDQVLDRLRLVSFIAGGVGIILATWAGLSIARAGLRPVRQLTQAAEHVAATGQLEPIEVTGSDEIARLAHAFNAMLAALQEARLRQSRLVADAGHELRTPLTSMRTNLDLLAQSDAGGGSGGGLAASDRAQLIADTRAQAVELSTLVGDLVELSREDPPAASREQLDLADVVRDALSRVRRRAPGVAFSADLDSWFVQGDATQLGRAATNLLDNAAKFSPPHGTVTVTLHDGALDVCDEGPGIDDVDLPRVFDRFYRSSEARGLPGSGLGLAIVKAAAERHGGSVEAGRAPSGGARLTMRVPGSSSAALD; encoded by the coding sequence GTGACCAGCGACGCCGCCCGGCGCACCTGGTCGCCGTCGAACATCGTCCCGCCGCTGCCGCCGCCCCCGGAGGCGCTCGTCACCGGCAACCCCGGCGCCGGTCCCCCGCCACCCCCGCCGCCGGCCGGCCCGCCGTCGTCCGGGGGCTTCGCGTCGCGCCTGTCGCTGCGCACCCGGGTCGGGGCGCTGGCGGCGCTGGGCGTCGGCCTGGCCGTCACGCTGACCGCGTTGGCCGCGTACCTCACCGTGTCGTCGCAGCTGCGCTCGTCGGTCGACGCCAACCTGCTCGACCGCGCCACCCAGGCCGTCGAGACGCCGTTCGGCGACCCCGCCCAGCTGGTGAACCAGCCGGCCGAGGCGATCCTGGCCGCCGACCTGCGCATCGCACTGCTGCGCCAGGACGGCCAGCCGTTCTCCGCCGACCAGCGCAGCACGCCGCCCATGGGCAGCGCCGAGCTCGCCGTCGCCCGAGGCGCCGAGCCCGAGAGCGTCCGCACGCTGAGCCTCGACGGCGAGCGTTACCGCGTCGTCGCCGTCCCCGCCGGCAACGACCCACGGGGCTTCGAGTACGCGCTGGTGCTCGCCCAGCCGACCGCGCAGACCGATCAGGTGCTCGACCGGCTGCGACTGGTGTCGTTCATCGCCGGCGGCGTCGGCATCATTCTCGCGACGTGGGCCGGGCTGTCCATCGCGCGGGCCGGGCTGCGCCCCGTCCGCCAGCTCACCCAGGCCGCCGAGCACGTCGCCGCCACCGGCCAGCTCGAGCCCATCGAGGTCACCGGCAGCGACGAGATCGCCCGGCTGGCGCACGCGTTCAACGCCATGCTGGCCGCGCTGCAGGAGGCCCGGCTGCGGCAGTCGCGTCTGGTCGCCGACGCCGGGCACGAGCTGCGCACGCCGCTGACCAGCATGCGCACCAACCTCGACCTGCTCGCCCAGAGCGACGCCGGGGGCGGGTCCGGCGGCGGGCTGGCTGCGTCGGACCGCGCGCAGCTGATCGCCGACACCCGGGCCCAGGCCGTCGAGCTGTCCACGCTCGTCGGCGACCTCGTCGAGCTCTCCCGCGAGGACCCACCGGCCGCGTCGCGCGAGCAGCTCGACCTCGCCGACGTCGTCCGCGACGCGCTCAGCCGGGTGCGCCGCCGGGCGCCGGGCGTCGCGTTCTCCGCCGACCTCGACAGCTGGTTCGTCCAGGGCGACGCCACCCAGCTCGGCCGCGCCGCCACGAACCTGCTCGACAACGCCGCCAAGTTCAGCCCGCCGCACGGCACCGTCACCGTCACCCTGCACGACGGCGCCCTCGACGTCTGCGACGAGGGCCCCGGCATCGACGACGTCGACCTCCCGCGCGTGTTCGACCGCTTCTACCGGTCGTCCGAGGCGCGGGGGCTGCCGGGCTCCGGGCTGGGGCTGGCCATCGTCAAGGCGGCGGCCGAGCGTCACGGCGGCAGCGTCGAGGCCGGCCGGGCCCCGTCGGGCGGCGCACGCTTGACGATGCGGGTCCCCGGCTCTTCTTCGGCTGCTCTTGACTGA
- a CDS encoding S1C family serine protease yields MDDVTRNNPGEPQGPGTTTTLPAAPVPPPPAGTPAGTAPTQTPAQTPGDPAAAPRAGWSTPPPAGHHAGPQATDPHATTQLPTDAGAAAGSPPPHLPPTEHGRAPEPKRRRAPLVLAGVLLGAVVGGAAGAGVVAYVNDDDGNGSSPVSRSDLSNSSNGSGQQASNATGVQAVAADVLPSVVSITAQSQFGQAGGTGVIISSDGEIVTNNHVVEGAGQGGSVQVTFQDGTTANAEVVGTDPLTDLAVIKAQDVSGLQAAELGNSGDLAVGQQVVAIGSPLGLDGTVTSGIVSALDRPMAASSEGQPQGGVNSVIDAIQTDAPINPGNSGGPLVNMDGQVVGINSAILTTGSGNGSIGLGFSIPIDQAKPIIDELRQGQQPTHAQIGVGVGDPQGGDVRGALIASVNAGSAGDDAGLQEGDIVTHVGDRVITDATSLIAAVRSHRPGDEIELTYVRDGQDHTTTVTLGSDAQTS; encoded by the coding sequence ATGGACGACGTGACCCGCAACAACCCCGGTGAGCCCCAGGGCCCGGGAACCACCACGACGCTTCCGGCCGCTCCCGTGCCCCCGCCGCCCGCGGGGACCCCGGCCGGCACCGCCCCGACCCAGACGCCCGCGCAGACTCCGGGCGACCCGGCCGCCGCGCCTCGGGCCGGCTGGTCGACACCGCCGCCCGCCGGCCACCACGCCGGCCCGCAGGCCACCGACCCGCACGCGACCACCCAGCTCCCGACCGACGCGGGCGCCGCGGCCGGCTCGCCGCCGCCGCACCTGCCGCCGACCGAGCACGGCCGGGCCCCCGAGCCGAAGCGCCGCCGGGCCCCGCTGGTCCTCGCCGGCGTCCTGCTCGGCGCGGTCGTCGGAGGCGCCGCGGGTGCGGGCGTCGTCGCGTATGTGAACGACGACGACGGCAACGGCTCCAGCCCGGTGTCGCGCAGCGACCTCAGCAACTCCTCGAACGGCAGCGGCCAGCAGGCCTCCAACGCGACCGGCGTCCAGGCCGTCGCCGCCGACGTGCTGCCCAGCGTCGTGTCGATCACGGCGCAGAGCCAGTTCGGCCAGGCCGGCGGCACCGGCGTCATCATCTCGTCCGACGGCGAGATCGTGACGAACAACCACGTGGTCGAGGGCGCCGGCCAGGGCGGCTCCGTCCAGGTGACCTTCCAGGACGGCACCACCGCGAACGCCGAGGTCGTCGGCACCGACCCGCTCACCGACCTCGCCGTCATCAAGGCGCAGGACGTGTCCGGCCTGCAGGCGGCCGAGCTCGGCAACTCCGGCGACCTCGCCGTCGGCCAGCAGGTCGTCGCGATCGGCTCGCCGCTCGGCCTCGACGGCACCGTCACCAGTGGCATCGTCTCCGCGCTGGACCGGCCCATGGCCGCCAGCAGCGAGGGCCAGCCGCAGGGCGGCGTCAACTCCGTCATCGACGCCATCCAGACCGACGCCCCGATCAACCCCGGCAACTCCGGCGGGCCGCTGGTCAACATGGACGGCCAGGTGGTCGGCATCAACAGCGCCATCCTCACCACCGGCAGCGGCAACGGCTCCATCGGGCTGGGCTTCTCCATCCCGATCGACCAGGCCAAGCCGATCATCGACGAGCTGCGCCAGGGCCAGCAGCCCACGCACGCGCAGATCGGCGTCGGCGTCGGCGACCCGCAGGGCGGCGACGTCCGCGGCGCGCTGATCGCCTCGGTCAACGCGGGCAGCGCCGGCGACGACGCCGGCCTACAGGAGGGCGACATCGTCACTCACGTCGGCGACCGTGTGATCACCGACGCCACCTCCCTGATCGCGGCCGTCAGGTCGCACCGTCCCGGCGACGAGATCGAACTGACCTATGTGCGCGACGGCCAGGACCACACCACCACGGTGACCCTGGGCAGCGACGCACAGACCAGCTGA
- a CDS encoding ATP-dependent DNA ligase: protein MLLKDVADTSAAVAGVSGRLAKTDLLAGCLRRAEPAEAEVVASYLAGELRQRRTGLGYASLRDMPPPASEASLQVLEVDAAFAALAELSGKGSTAARRERFRELLARATASEQRLLAGLVSGELRQGALDGVLTEAVARASEVPATDVRRAVTVAGALVPVAAAVLASGAEGLARFRLTVGSPLRPMLASPAPDIAEALGRTGEAAVEWKLDGVRVQIHRDGSDVAVFTRTLDDITANVPELVEAVLALPVRSAVLDGETIALDQSGRPLPFQRTGSRVSSRVDVATARAKVPLSLFVFDALHLDGADLIGLPGTDRWAALSAVVPSSARVPRLVTASVDEAQAFFDDAVAQGHEGVIVKGLDVPYEAGRRGSGWLKVKPRHTLDLAILAAEWGHGRRQGWLSNLHLGALDPAGAYGPAGGWVMLGKTFKGLTDTMLTWQTQELQALATGPTDGWVVHVRPELLVEIAFDGVQTSPRYPAGVALRFARVLRHRPDKPAAEADTIDSVLAIRGPLPA, encoded by the coding sequence GTGCTGCTGAAGGACGTCGCCGACACCTCCGCCGCCGTCGCCGGGGTGTCCGGCCGGCTCGCGAAGACCGACCTGCTCGCCGGCTGCCTGCGCCGGGCCGAGCCCGCCGAGGCCGAGGTCGTCGCCAGCTACCTCGCGGGCGAGCTGCGCCAGCGCCGCACCGGGCTGGGCTACGCGTCGCTGCGCGACATGCCGCCGCCCGCCTCCGAGGCCTCGCTGCAGGTGCTCGAGGTCGACGCCGCGTTCGCCGCGCTGGCCGAGCTGTCCGGCAAGGGGTCCACGGCGGCGCGGCGCGAGCGCTTCCGCGAGCTGCTGGCCCGGGCCACGGCGTCCGAGCAGCGGCTGCTGGCCGGGCTGGTCTCGGGCGAGCTGCGTCAGGGCGCCCTCGACGGCGTCCTCACCGAGGCCGTCGCCCGCGCGTCCGAGGTGCCCGCCACCGACGTGCGCCGCGCGGTCACCGTCGCCGGTGCTCTGGTGCCCGTGGCGGCCGCCGTGCTGGCGTCCGGGGCCGAGGGGCTGGCCCGGTTCCGGCTGACCGTGGGGTCGCCGCTGCGGCCCATGCTGGCCTCCCCCGCGCCCGACATCGCCGAGGCGCTCGGGCGCACCGGCGAGGCCGCGGTCGAGTGGAAGCTCGACGGCGTCCGGGTCCAGATCCACCGCGACGGCTCCGACGTCGCCGTGTTCACCCGCACGCTCGACGACATCACCGCCAACGTCCCCGAGCTCGTCGAGGCCGTGCTGGCGCTCCCGGTCCGCTCGGCGGTGCTCGACGGCGAGACCATCGCGCTCGACCAGTCCGGCCGGCCGCTGCCGTTCCAGCGCACCGGCTCCCGCGTCAGCAGCCGCGTCGACGTCGCGACGGCGCGGGCCAAGGTGCCGCTGTCGCTGTTCGTCTTCGACGCCCTGCACCTCGACGGCGCCGACCTCATCGGCCTGCCCGGCACCGACCGCTGGGCCGCGCTGTCCGCCGTCGTCCCCTCATCGGCCCGGGTACCGCGCCTGGTGACCGCGTCGGTCGACGAGGCGCAGGCCTTCTTCGACGACGCCGTCGCCCAGGGTCACGAGGGTGTCATCGTCAAGGGCCTCGACGTCCCCTACGAGGCGGGGCGGCGCGGTTCGGGGTGGCTGAAGGTGAAGCCCCGGCACACCCTCGACCTCGCCATCCTGGCCGCCGAATGGGGCCACGGACGGCGGCAGGGCTGGCTGTCCAACCTGCACCTGGGCGCACTCGACCCCGCGGGCGCCTACGGCCCGGCAGGCGGCTGGGTGATGCTCGGCAAGACGTTCAAGGGGCTGACGGACACGATGCTGACCTGGCAGACGCAGGAGCTGCAGGCGCTGGCGACCGGGCCCACCGACGGCTGGGTCGTGCACGTGCGGCCCGAGCTCCTGGTCGAGATCGCCTTCGACGGCGTCCAGACCTCGCCGCGCTATCCGGCGGGGGTGGCGCTACGGTTCGCCCGGGTACTGAGGCACCGCCCCGACAAACCCGCCGCCGAGGCCGACACCATCGACTCGGTGCTGGCCATCCGCGGCCCCCTCCCCGCCTGA
- a CDS encoding SURF1 family cytochrome oxidase biogenesis protein: MYRFLLTPRWLLLHAVAVAAVAGCLVLGWWQAGVYQDSHGRHELRDREPVAVTELASPGAELGDGADRQAVATGEYLSGGQQIVPGRVHDGTLGSFVVTPLRTDDGMIVPVLRGWVDDADDAGQPALTVPQGEVTVTGYLLAPETPDHATVRTGQELEDGRVAYIAPDQLAQRAGVPAAEALHGYLLLEAESPQPAAAPAVLDVDSVAPIRDVSPWQNLSYWAQWWVFALAAVIFWASIVRNGIRVRRREQNEQGEPTDDGVSAPAPSHAPS; the protein is encoded by the coding sequence GTGTACCGGTTCCTGCTGACGCCTCGCTGGCTCCTCCTGCACGCCGTGGCGGTGGCGGCGGTGGCGGGGTGCCTGGTGCTCGGCTGGTGGCAGGCGGGCGTGTACCAGGACAGCCACGGACGCCACGAGCTGCGCGACCGCGAGCCGGTCGCCGTCACCGAGCTGGCCTCCCCCGGCGCCGAGCTGGGCGACGGCGCCGACCGGCAGGCGGTCGCGACCGGCGAGTACCTGTCCGGCGGGCAGCAGATCGTTCCCGGGCGGGTGCACGACGGCACGCTCGGCTCGTTCGTCGTCACGCCGCTGCGGACCGACGACGGCATGATCGTGCCGGTGCTGCGCGGCTGGGTCGACGACGCCGACGACGCGGGACAGCCCGCTCTCACCGTCCCCCAAGGCGAGGTCACCGTCACCGGCTACCTGCTGGCGCCCGAGACGCCGGACCACGCCACCGTCCGCACCGGGCAGGAACTCGAGGACGGCCGCGTTGCCTACATTGCGCCGGACCAGCTGGCGCAGCGGGCCGGCGTGCCCGCGGCCGAGGCGCTGCACGGCTACCTGCTGCTCGAGGCCGAGTCGCCGCAGCCGGCCGCCGCCCCGGCGGTGCTCGACGTCGACTCCGTCGCACCCATTCGCGACGTCAGCCCGTGGCAGAACCTCTCCTACTGGGCCCAGTGGTGGGTGTTCGCCCTGGCCGCGGTGATCTTCTGGGCGTCGATCGTCCGCAACGGCATCCGGGTCCGCCGCCGGGAGCAGAACGAGCAGGGCGAGCCGACCGACGACGGCGTCAGCGCACCCGCTCCGTCTCACGCGCCTTCCTGA
- a CDS encoding DUF3817 domain-containing protein: MRRDALPFYRVMAYLTGVVLLILCVAIFVRYGPPGDATMSRTVSPIHGWLYVIYLVATGLLVHQRGWKASWAILIALAGTVPFASFFAERFVVRKARETERVR, encoded by the coding sequence GTGCGTCGAGATGCTCTGCCCTTCTACCGCGTGATGGCCTACCTCACCGGTGTGGTCCTGCTGATCCTCTGCGTGGCGATCTTCGTCCGCTACGGCCCGCCCGGCGATGCGACCATGAGCCGCACGGTCTCGCCGATCCACGGCTGGCTGTACGTGATCTACCTCGTGGCCACCGGGCTGCTCGTGCACCAGCGCGGCTGGAAGGCGAGCTGGGCGATCCTCATCGCCCTGGCCGGGACGGTGCCGTTCGCGTCGTTCTTCGCCGAGCGGTTCGTGGTCAGGAAGGCGCGTGAGACGGAGCGGGTGCGCTGA
- a CDS encoding adenylate/guanylate cyclase domain-containing protein, whose translation MTETPADPPAHAVAPGSRLATTALLLTLPVAGLVVLLVVPDWDVMWQHHPAHFWLVLGAAALSMALAYATGTAARRRNDARVFLVSLAFLAAAGFLGLHALATPGVLLDAPNAGFALATPVGLLVASVFAAASATELARGRAQSVMRRSGLIRGGLIAVMVLWGAASVGGLAPLDDPAPPERASGPLVWLAVVAMLLYLFAVVQYLRLPSHPGSVMLLMAMAAAFVLLAEASLAVALGRNWHASWWEWHLLMLAAFALVAFSAHRQWYEERFAGLYLGDTAKGSRELSVLFADLQGFTSFSERTRPQDVTEMLNEYFTIAIPPVVEQYGGTVDRLVGDALMVTFNRDGDQPDHARRAAAAALAIQEATATVAARNPGWPRFRVGVNTGEVAVGILGTAGGRTFTVIGDTVNLAARLESAAPVGGVLIGAETARQLSGARTEAVEGLEVKGKTGVVEAYRLLGL comes from the coding sequence GTGACGGAGACGCCCGCGGACCCGCCCGCCCACGCCGTCGCCCCGGGCTCGCGCCTCGCGACGACGGCGTTGTTGCTGACGCTGCCGGTCGCCGGGCTCGTCGTTCTGCTCGTGGTGCCGGACTGGGACGTCATGTGGCAGCACCATCCGGCGCACTTCTGGCTGGTGCTCGGGGCGGCCGCTCTGAGCATGGCGCTGGCCTACGCGACGGGGACGGCCGCACGTCGCCGCAACGACGCGCGCGTCTTCCTCGTCTCGCTGGCGTTCCTGGCGGCCGCCGGGTTCCTGGGGCTGCACGCGCTGGCGACGCCCGGGGTGCTGCTCGACGCGCCCAACGCCGGGTTCGCGCTGGCGACGCCGGTGGGGTTGCTGGTGGCGTCGGTGTTCGCGGCGGCATCGGCGACGGAGCTGGCCCGCGGCCGGGCGCAGTCGGTCATGCGGCGCTCCGGCCTGATCCGCGGCGGCCTGATCGCCGTCATGGTGCTGTGGGGCGCGGCGTCGGTGGGCGGGCTGGCGCCGCTGGACGACCCCGCGCCGCCGGAGCGGGCGTCCGGGCCGCTGGTCTGGCTCGCCGTGGTCGCCATGCTGCTGTACCTGTTCGCCGTCGTCCAGTACCTGCGGCTGCCCAGCCACCCCGGTTCGGTGATGCTGCTGATGGCCATGGCCGCGGCGTTCGTGCTGCTGGCCGAGGCGTCGCTGGCGGTGGCGCTCGGGCGCAACTGGCACGCCAGCTGGTGGGAGTGGCACCTGCTGATGCTGGCGGCGTTCGCGCTGGTCGCGTTCAGCGCGCACCGGCAGTGGTACGAGGAGCGCTTCGCCGGCCTCTACCTCGGCGACACCGCCAAGGGGTCGCGCGAGCTCAGCGTGCTCTTCGCCGACCTGCAGGGCTTCACGTCGTTCTCCGAGCGCACCCGCCCGCAGGACGTCACCGAGATGCTCAACGAGTACTTCACCATCGCCATCCCACCCGTCGTCGAGCAGTACGGCGGCACCGTCGACCGCCTCGTCGGCGACGCGCTCATGGTGACCTTCAACCGCGACGGCGACCAGCCCGACCATGCGCGGCGAGCGGCCGCGGCGGCGCTGGCGATCCAGGAGGCGACGGCGACGGTGGCGGCTCGCAACCCCGGCTGGCCCCGGTTCCGGGTCGGCGTCAACACCGGCGAGGTCGCCGTCGGCATCCTCGGCACCGCCGGCGGGCGCACGTTCACCGTCATCGGCGACACCGTCAACCTCGCCGCCCGGCTCGAGAGCGCCGCACCCGTCGGCGGCGTGCTCATCGGCGCCGAGACCGCCCGGCAACTCTCCGGCGCACGCACCGAGGCGGTCGAGGGCCTGGAGGTCAAGGGCAAGACCGGCGTCGTCGAGGCGTACCGGCTGCTGGGGCTCTGA
- a CDS encoding FAD-dependent oxidoreductase, with protein sequence MAPSGRPDQRRPVLVVIEHEHHTTGQDRIADQLRRRYGGDYDVVDERTGEAGLTTLESLHDRGLQVALVLCDRPPEHVDAADAVFGQVKELYPEAKRALVVDWGAWADRETADAIHRLIALGKIDYYALRPWRSPDEYFHRTVTEFLLEWERSVSAAPREVTVVAERWSPRAHELRSLLVRNGVQHQFHAHDTEEGRTALAEAGLEGTTAPVMLLHDGRALVDPTNTQVADAYGVTTTLGAKTDFDVIVVGAGPAGLAAAVYASSEGLRTLVVERESIGGQAGSSSLIRNYLGFARGISGAELAQRAYQQAWVFGTSFLLMRELVDLKSADGVHVLTAADGQQARARAVVLATGVSYRRMGVPSLEAFEGAGVFYGASVSEARALAGEPVFVVGGGNSAGQAAMHLSRYASSVTLLVRGASLADSMSQYLIDSIDAAGVRVRLRTEVVDGGGSGRLAWVELRDRDSGESWTEPATGLFLLIGAEPHTAWLPERIERDQWGYLFTGPDVMESHAARRWPLERQPLMLETCVPGVFAVGDVRRRSVKRVASAVGEGSVVIAQVHQWLAAAASPDRP encoded by the coding sequence GTGGCTCCATCCGGGCGGCCGGACCAACGGCGACCGGTGCTGGTGGTCATCGAGCACGAGCATCACACGACCGGCCAGGATCGCATCGCCGACCAGTTGCGACGGCGTTATGGCGGCGACTACGACGTCGTCGACGAGCGCACCGGCGAGGCCGGGCTGACGACGCTGGAATCGTTGCACGACCGCGGCCTGCAGGTCGCGCTCGTCCTCTGCGATCGTCCGCCCGAGCACGTCGACGCCGCCGACGCCGTCTTCGGGCAGGTCAAGGAGCTGTACCCGGAGGCCAAGCGCGCCCTCGTCGTCGACTGGGGCGCGTGGGCCGACCGCGAGACCGCCGACGCCATCCACCGGCTGATCGCGCTCGGCAAGATCGACTACTACGCGTTGCGGCCGTGGCGCTCGCCGGACGAGTACTTCCACCGCACCGTCACCGAGTTCCTGCTCGAGTGGGAGCGGTCGGTGTCGGCGGCGCCGCGCGAGGTGACGGTCGTCGCGGAGCGCTGGTCGCCGCGCGCCCACGAGCTGCGCAGCCTGCTGGTCCGCAACGGCGTCCAGCACCAGTTCCACGCCCACGACACCGAAGAAGGCCGGACGGCGCTCGCCGAGGCCGGTCTCGAGGGCACGACGGCGCCGGTGATGCTCCTGCACGACGGCCGGGCGCTGGTCGACCCGACCAACACGCAGGTCGCCGACGCCTACGGGGTCACCACGACGCTGGGCGCCAAGACCGACTTCGACGTCATCGTCGTCGGCGCCGGTCCGGCCGGGCTCGCGGCCGCCGTCTACGCGTCGTCGGAGGGGCTGCGGACGCTGGTGGTCGAGCGCGAGTCCATCGGCGGCCAGGCCGGGTCCAGCTCGCTGATCCGCAACTACCTCGGTTTCGCCCGCGGCATCAGCGGTGCCGAGCTGGCCCAGCGCGCCTACCAGCAGGCCTGGGTCTTCGGCACGTCGTTCCTGCTCATGCGCGAGCTGGTCGACCTGAAGTCCGCCGACGGCGTGCACGTCCTGACGGCCGCCGACGGGCAGCAGGCCCGGGCCCGCGCCGTCGTGCTGGCCACCGGCGTCAGCTATCGGCGCATGGGCGTGCCGTCGCTCGAGGCGTTCGAGGGCGCCGGCGTCTTCTACGGCGCGTCGGTGTCCGAGGCGCGGGCGCTGGCGGGCGAGCCGGTGTTCGTCGTCGGCGGCGGCAACTCGGCCGGGCAGGCCGCCATGCACCTGTCGCGCTATGCGAGCTCCGTCACGCTGCTGGTCCGCGGCGCGTCGCTGGCCGACAGCATGTCGCAGTACCTCATCGACTCCATCGACGCGGCCGGCGTCCGGGTGCGACTGCGCACCGAGGTCGTCGACGGCGGCGGCTCCGGCCGGCTGGCCTGGGTCGAGCTGCGTGACCGCGACTCGGGGGAGAGCTGGACCGAACCCGCGACCGGGCTGTTCCTGCTCATCGGCGCCGAGCCGCACACCGCCTGGCTGCCCGAGCGGATCGAGCGCGACCAGTGGGGCTACCTGTTCACCGGCCCCGACGTCATGGAGAGCCACGCCGCGCGGCGCTGGCCGCTCGAGCGCCAGCCGCTCATGCTCGAGACCTGCGTGCCGGGCGTGTTCGCCGTCGGCGACGTCCGCCGCCGCTCGGTCAAGCGGGTCGCGTCCGCGGTCGGCGAGGGGTCGGTCGTCATCGCGCAGGTGCACCAGTGGCTCGCCGCCGCCGCTTCACCGGACCGGCCGTGA
- the arfB gene encoding alternative ribosome rescue aminoacyl-tRNA hydrolase ArfB — MAPVRVRETIVIPDDELSWRFSRSSGPGGQGVNTTDSRVELSFSIVDSRVLSPTARARLLERLAHRLVDGVLTVVASEHRSQLRNREAAQDRLAALLNDALRPPPPPRRPTKPSRRAQARRVEAKKRQGETKRLRRRPDDG, encoded by the coding sequence GTGGCGCCGGTCCGAGTCCGCGAGACGATCGTCATTCCCGACGACGAGCTGTCCTGGCGGTTCTCGCGGTCCAGCGGGCCCGGCGGGCAGGGCGTCAACACGACCGACTCGCGGGTGGAACTGTCCTTCTCGATCGTGGACTCGCGGGTGCTGTCGCCGACCGCGCGGGCGCGGCTGCTCGAGCGGCTCGCGCACCGGCTGGTCGACGGCGTGCTGACGGTGGTCGCGTCGGAGCACCGGTCGCAGCTGCGCAACCGCGAGGCGGCACAGGACCGACTGGCCGCCCTGCTGAACGACGCCCTGCGACCTCCCCCGCCGCCACGCCGCCCGACGAAGCCGTCGCGCCGGGCCCAGGCCCGCCGCGTCGAGGCGAAGAAGAGACAGGGCGAGACCAAGCGCCTGCGCCGCCGTCCCGACGACGGCTGA
- the nusB gene encoding transcription antitermination factor NusB yields the protein MPARSRARKRALDILYESEMRGLTLGATLSHRMAAATAGEPLNEYTVQLVEGVIAHRDRIDELIATYAEGWTLERMPAVDRNVLRIGVYEVLYRDDVPDPVALDEAVSLARDLSTDQSPTFVNGLLGRLVAIKPSLSA from the coding sequence ATGCCTGCACGGAGCCGTGCCCGCAAGCGCGCGCTCGACATCCTGTACGAGTCCGAGATGCGCGGGCTCACCCTCGGCGCCACGCTGTCGCACCGCATGGCTGCCGCGACCGCCGGGGAGCCGCTGAACGAGTACACCGTCCAGCTGGTCGAGGGCGTCATCGCGCACCGCGACCGCATCGACGAGCTCATCGCGACCTACGCCGAGGGCTGGACACTCGAGCGGATGCCGGCCGTCGACCGCAACGTCCTGCGCATCGGCGTCTACGAGGTCCTCTACCGCGACGACGTCCCCGACCCGGTGGCGCTCGACGAGGCGGTCTCGCTGGCCCGCGACCTCTCGACCGACCAGTCGCCGACGTTCGTCAACGGCCTGCTCGGCCGGCTGGTCGCCATCAAGCCCAGCCTCAGCGCGTAG
- the efp gene encoding elongation factor P, which translates to MATTNDLKNGIVLNIDGQLWSVVEFQHVKPGKGGAFVRTKLKNVLSGKVVDKTFNAGVKVETANVDRREMTYLYRDADDFVFMDTQSYEQIHISSGVVGGAENFMLENQDANVGLHDGTPLFVELPASVVLTIEYTEPGLQGDRSTGGNKPARLETGYEIQVPLFITSGEKVKVDTRDGSYLGRAG; encoded by the coding sequence GTGGCGACGACCAACGACCTCAAGAACGGCATCGTGCTGAACATCGACGGGCAGCTGTGGAGCGTGGTGGAGTTCCAGCACGTCAAGCCCGGCAAGGGCGGCGCGTTCGTCCGTACCAAGCTGAAGAACGTCCTGTCCGGCAAGGTGGTCGACAAGACGTTCAACGCCGGCGTCAAGGTCGAGACCGCCAACGTCGACCGCCGCGAGATGACCTACCTGTACCGCGACGCCGACGACTTCGTGTTCATGGACACCCAGTCGTACGAGCAGATCCACATCTCCTCGGGCGTCGTCGGCGGGGCCGAGAACTTCATGCTCGAGAACCAGGACGCCAACGTCGGCCTGCACGACGGCACCCCGCTGTTCGTCGAGCTCCCGGCGTCGGTCGTGCTCACCATCGAGTACACCGAGCCCGGCCTGCAGGGCGACCGCTCCACCGGCGGCAACAAGCCGGCCCGCCTCGAGACCGGCTACGAGATCCAGGTCCCGCTCTTCATCACCAGCGGCGAGAAGGTCAAGGTCGACACCCGCGACGGCTCGTACCTCGGTCGCGCGGGCTGA